The Henckelia pumila isolate YLH828 unplaced genomic scaffold, ASM3356847v2 CTG_461:::fragment_3, whole genome shotgun sequence genome window below encodes:
- the LOC140871286 gene encoding uncharacterized protein, whose product MEPWIYAMMNREGENMESRMETRDSKDSIKEPTVDIKSESRELQPNAKCDKSNSRGDDCKDVKHEKDTSSEHKGDAKLDKDGSNESNSHGSWNDLKEHRPKLYNDAPGGNAETWHPSRASFHGPADTSKEGLTIDGRDFAETHEAVGENKVDMKADDKFKDKDRKRKELKHRDWVERDRDRSDRRNILQTGNSGSENKLSLMDEREPERWGNEKKDTPKDKDKLNERDKDHIKRESWNVSEKETSHSERELVDSSGKVVGQDTSSLELPKKDTDREIRDRKKERDADVESERPDKRIKYHDKDSEEGCMASDVVTERDKEIFISGVHQRKRMLRPRGSPQTGNRDQRFRTCTNDNEGSQGKPDMSCVVYKIGECMQELIRLWKEYESSPTDEACEGSQNGPTLEIRIPAEHVTATNRQVRGGQLWGTDVYTVDSDLVAVLMHAGYCRPTASPPPSAAQELRATIRVLPPQDCYISTLRNNVRSRAWGAAIGCSYRVERCCIVKKGGGIIELEPCLTHSSTMEPTLAPVAVERTMTTRAAASNALRQQRFVREVTIQFNLCMEPWLKYSISAVADKGLKKILFTSSRLKKGEVLYLETHSQRYELCFNMEKVVKVPTTPYVHGSETGKTQTYNSHHSNGERNVLDGESTMVDIFRWSHCKRPLPQKIMQNMGIPLPIEYLEVLEENLEWDDISWSQTGVWIAGREYALTRAHFLSPM is encoded by the exons ATGGAGCCGTGGATTTATGCCATGATGAATAGAGAAGGAGAAAATATGG AGAGCAGGATGGAGACGAGGGATTCAAAAGACAGCATCAAGGAACCCACGGTTGATATAAAATCTGAATCAAGGGAATTGCAGCCGAATGCTAAATGTGATAAATCTAATAGCAGAGGTGATGATTGTAAAGATGTAAAGCATGAAAAGGATACTTCTTCTGAACATAAGGGTGATGCAAAGCTGGATAAGGATGGTAGCAACGAATCTAACAGTCATGGGAGTTGGAATGATTTGAAGGAACACCGTCCAAAGCTTTACAATGATGCCCCCGGAGGAAATGCAGAGACCTGGCATCCATCTCGGGCAAGCTTTCATGGACCCGCTGATACTTCAAAGGAAGGCTTAACTATTGACGGGCGGGACTTTGCTGAAACACATGAAGCAGTTGGGGAGAACAAGGTTGACATGAAAGCGGATGATAAATTCAAAGACAAAGATCGTAAGAGAAAAGAACTGAAGCACCGTGACTGGGTGGAAAGGGACAGAGATAGAAGTGATCGTCGGAACATATTGCAAACTGGTAACAGCGGCAGTGAGAACAAACTTTCGCTAATGGATGAGAGAGAGCCCGAGAGGTGGGGAAACGAAAAGAAAGATACTCCGAAAGATAAGGATAAACTGAACGAAAGGGACAAGGATCATATAAAGAGGGAATCATGGAATGTTTCTGAGAAAGAGACTTCACATAGTGAGAGAGAATTGGTAGATAGTTCTGGAAAAGTTGTTGGTCAAGACACTTCAAGTTTAGAGCTGCCGAAGAAAGACACTGACAGGGAAATAAGAGATAGGAAAAAGGAAAGAGATGCAGATGTAGAATCAGAAAGACCTGATAAACGCATCAAGTATCATGATAAAGATTCTGAAGAAGGGTGCATGGCTTCCGATGTGGTTACCGAAAGGGATAAGGAAATTTTCATTTCTGGAGTTCATCAGCGAAAAAGGATGCTTCGACCAAGAGGCAGTCCTCAGACAGGAAACCGTGATCAACGATTTAGAACCTGTACCAATGATAATGAAGG GTCTCAGG GTAAGCCGGATATGTCCTGTGTTGTTTATAAAATTGGTGAGTGCATGCAAGAGCTGATAAGGCTGTGGAAAGAATATGAATCATCTCCAACTGATGAAGCATGTGAAGGCTCTCAAAATGGTCCTACTTTGGAAATCCGGATACCAGCTGAACATGTTACCGCTACTAATCGGCAA GTGAGGGGTGGGCAGCTGTGGGGAACAGATGTATATACTGTTGATTCTGATTTGGTGGCTG TTCTTATGCATGCAGGCTATTGTCGCCCAACTGCCTCTCCTCCTCCATCTGCTGCTCAGGAGCTACGTGCTACTATCAGAGTCTTGCCTCCGCAAGATT GTTACATTTCTACATTGAGGAATAATGTTCGTTCACGTGCATGGGGAGCTGCAATTGGCTGCAGTTATCGTGTTGAGCGATGTTGCATCGTGAAG AAAGGAGGTGGAATAATTGAGCTTGAACCTTGTCTTACACATTCGTCAACTATGGAGCCTACTTTAGCTCCAGTGGCTGTGGAGCGCACAATGACTACGAGAGCAGCCGCTTCG AATGCATTACGCCAACAAAGATTTGTGCGGGAAGTTACAATTCAGTTCAATCTCTGCATGGAACCCTG GCTTAAATATAGCATAAGTGCTGTTGCTGACAAAGGACTGAAAAAGATTCTCTTTACATCGTCACGCCTGAAGAAAGGAGAAGTTCTGTACCTAGAAACTCATTCGCAGAG GTATGAGCTTTGCTTTAATATGGAGAAGGTGGTCAAGGTCCCAACAACACCATATGTTCATGGATCAGAAACTGGGAAAACACAAACCTACAACTCACATCATTCTAATGGCGAAAGAAATGTTTTGGATGGTGAGAGCACCATGGTGGATATATTTCGATGGTCACACTGTAAAAGACCTCTTCCTCAAAAAATAATGCAGAACATGGGGATTCCATTGCCTATTGAATATTTGGAG GTGTTGGAGGAGAACCTCGAATGGGACGACATATCATGGTCCCAAACTGGGGTTTGGATTGCTGGGAGAGAATATGCACTTACTCGGGCACACTTTCTCTCTCCAATGTAG